The following coding sequences are from one Lipingzhangella halophila window:
- a CDS encoding O-methyltransferase — MWGAFAAAAASGVVLLGALAAVDALSWTAAVVLAALWCIGLGVVGTGLLLRRIAVQTRRLHRRLERHARNSADAIFRDRVELVGRIADVANRVDATESTLDELRQRDLPKLGADVVQRVERRQDRRFVKLTEHVARQGRDDYEQQVAWQELREFVRPGSFMPALRGWAASPDVLRLVVDAIRARHPKLVVECGSGASSVWLGYALRRAGGGRLVALEHDERYADLTRRMLADHDLDDIVEIRHAPLRDWVPTDPDAPNPSGQPWYDLAAVCDLNDIDLLFVDGPPHFTATEARYPAGPALLPRCSASAVVVLDDTSRHDEQALSGRWLAATPGLVCDEVPVEKGARVFTWREH; from the coding sequence ATGTGGGGCGCGTTTGCCGCGGCTGCCGCGTCCGGGGTCGTGCTCCTTGGTGCTCTGGCGGCGGTGGACGCGCTGAGCTGGACAGCGGCGGTGGTCCTGGCGGCGCTCTGGTGTATCGGCCTGGGGGTCGTCGGCACGGGCCTCCTGCTGCGCCGTATCGCGGTCCAGACGCGGCGCCTGCACCGGAGGCTGGAGCGGCACGCGCGCAACTCCGCCGACGCCATCTTCCGGGACCGTGTCGAGCTCGTTGGGCGGATCGCCGACGTAGCCAACCGGGTCGATGCCACCGAGTCGACCCTGGACGAGCTGCGCCAGCGCGACCTGCCCAAGCTGGGCGCGGACGTCGTCCAGCGCGTCGAGCGCCGCCAGGACCGGCGGTTCGTGAAGCTGACCGAGCACGTGGCCCGCCAGGGGCGCGACGACTACGAGCAGCAGGTGGCCTGGCAGGAGCTCCGCGAATTCGTGCGCCCGGGCTCGTTCATGCCCGCGCTGCGCGGCTGGGCGGCCTCGCCCGATGTCCTGCGGCTGGTCGTCGATGCCATCCGCGCCCGCCACCCGAAGCTGGTGGTCGAGTGCGGCAGCGGCGCCTCCAGCGTCTGGCTGGGCTACGCGCTGCGCCGGGCCGGCGGAGGGCGGCTGGTGGCACTGGAGCACGACGAGCGCTATGCCGACCTCACCCGCCGGATGCTCGCCGATCACGATCTCGACGACATCGTCGAGATCCGGCACGCCCCATTGCGCGACTGGGTTCCAACGGACCCCGACGCGCCCAATCCGTCCGGCCAGCCCTGGTACGACCTGGCCGCCGTGTGTGACCTGAACGACATCGACCTGCTTTTCGTGGACGGCCCGCCGCACTTCACCGCGACCGAGGCGCGTTACCCCGCCGGGCCGGCGCTGCTCCCGCGTTGCTCCGCCAGCGCCGTCGTGGTCCTCGACGACACCTCGCGCCACGACGAGCAGGCCCTGAGCGGCCGCTGGCTGGCCGCGACCCCCGGGCTCGTGTGCGACGAAGTGCCGGTGGAGAAGGGGGCCCGCGTCTTCACCTGGCGCGAGCACTAG
- a CDS encoding cytochrome c oxidase assembly protein has product MASTDNRGTGASRRNGTKTNTDPSTAVVISVAATATGLIALIIALAAGGAVTPQVIPGLPDAGPLTRWGLPVSKNVQDAGAVLTVGLLLLAAFLLPNDKGVPSSQALGYVRAASWTGLAWAAGAGATLVFQLSDTVGQPPFAVIGDQLSSYAGQSTQGIGLTVVILLATAVALFGRTVVTGAGVITLLGIALAGVVPPALTGHSATAGSHELAVTGLALHVLAICLWVGGLAAVTFHALRPGGEHAALAVRRFSRFALWAYIGVAIGGAASAISRLYAVQELYTTPYGRIILVKIVLFGVLGYLGWLHRRSVVPRIGEASGRARFVRVAGGEIVIMAAVVGISVALSRTAPPPPAESEVDPVTAILGFPMPPPIDAQSLLTLWRPDLLFIMLVVCLGGFYAVGVVRLVRRGDRWPWGRSLAWALGLLLLVAAVLSGVGTYAMVLFSTHMLQHMALSMMVPLLLVLGAPATLALRALKPAQRRGDRGPREWLSAFLGSSFSRAVTHPGVAAPLFVLSPYALYFTPLFPALMSDHLGHMLMNVHFLATGFLFYWVIAGVDPGPRKLPYLLRILLLLVTMGMHAFFGIAIMMQTEPLAPEYYAQLEIPWSSSVGEDQYTGGGIAWSIGEIPTLLVTIAMLRQWARDEERTERRRQRHSRRDGSDDADMDAYNAYLQELDRRSRGES; this is encoded by the coding sequence GTGGCATCCACGGACAATCGCGGTACCGGTGCCTCCCGGCGCAATGGCACAAAAACGAACACGGACCCGAGCACCGCCGTCGTCATCTCCGTCGCGGCGACCGCCACCGGCCTCATCGCCCTGATCATCGCGCTGGCTGCCGGAGGTGCGGTCACTCCGCAAGTCATCCCCGGCCTTCCGGACGCCGGCCCGTTGACGCGCTGGGGTCTGCCGGTGTCGAAGAACGTGCAGGACGCCGGCGCGGTACTGACAGTCGGCCTGCTGCTGCTCGCCGCGTTCCTGCTGCCCAACGACAAGGGAGTACCAAGCTCGCAGGCCCTGGGCTACGTGCGGGCCGCGTCGTGGACGGGGCTGGCATGGGCGGCCGGGGCCGGGGCGACACTGGTCTTCCAGCTCTCCGACACCGTGGGCCAACCTCCCTTCGCGGTCATCGGGGACCAGCTCAGCAGCTACGCCGGGCAGAGCACGCAGGGGATCGGGCTGACGGTCGTCATCCTGCTCGCCACCGCGGTGGCGCTGTTCGGCCGCACGGTCGTCACGGGGGCGGGAGTCATCACGCTCCTGGGTATCGCCCTCGCCGGGGTGGTGCCGCCGGCGCTCACCGGGCACTCGGCGACAGCGGGCAGCCACGAGCTGGCGGTCACCGGTCTGGCGCTGCACGTGCTGGCCATCTGCCTGTGGGTGGGCGGGCTCGCCGCTGTGACGTTCCACGCGCTGCGCCCGGGCGGGGAGCACGCGGCGCTGGCCGTGCGGCGGTTCAGCCGGTTCGCGCTGTGGGCCTATATCGGAGTCGCGATCGGGGGTGCCGCCAGCGCCATCAGCCGGCTGTACGCGGTGCAGGAGCTCTACACCACGCCCTACGGGCGGATCATTCTGGTCAAGATCGTGCTGTTCGGTGTGCTGGGCTATCTTGGCTGGTTGCACCGCCGTTCGGTAGTGCCGCGGATCGGCGAGGCCAGTGGCCGGGCCCGCTTCGTGCGCGTGGCCGGCGGCGAGATCGTGATCATGGCGGCGGTCGTGGGGATATCGGTCGCCCTGAGCCGCACAGCGCCCCCGCCGCCGGCGGAGAGCGAGGTCGATCCGGTCACGGCGATACTCGGCTTCCCGATGCCGCCGCCGATCGACGCGCAGTCGCTGCTCACGCTGTGGCGCCCCGACCTGCTCTTCATCATGCTGGTGGTGTGCCTGGGCGGGTTCTACGCTGTGGGTGTTGTCCGGTTGGTGCGGCGCGGCGACCGCTGGCCGTGGGGCAGGAGCCTGGCGTGGGCGCTCGGGCTGCTGCTGCTCGTGGCCGCCGTGCTCAGCGGCGTCGGCACCTACGCGATGGTGCTGTTCAGCACGCACATGCTGCAGCACATGGCGCTGTCGATGATGGTGCCGCTCCTGCTGGTACTCGGCGCGCCGGCGACCCTGGCGCTGCGTGCCCTCAAGCCCGCACAGCGGCGCGGCGACCGCGGGCCCCGCGAGTGGCTCAGCGCGTTCCTGGGAAGCTCGTTCTCCCGGGCGGTGACGCACCCCGGCGTCGCGGCACCGTTGTTCGTGCTCAGCCCCTACGCGCTGTACTTCACGCCGCTGTTCCCCGCGCTCATGAGCGACCACCTCGGTCACATGCTGATGAACGTGCACTTCCTCGCCACAGGGTTCCTCTTCTACTGGGTCATCGCCGGGGTCGACCCGGGACCGCGGAAGCTCCCCTATCTGCTGCGCATCCTGCTGCTCCTGGTGACCATGGGTATGCACGCGTTCTTCGGAATCGCGATCATGATGCAGACCGAACCGCTCGCACCGGAGTACTACGCCCAGTTGGAGATCCCGTGGAGCTCCAGTGTCGGCGAGGACCAGTACACCGGTGGCGGCATCGCCTGGTCCATCGGGGAGATCCCGACCCTGCTGGTCACGATCGCCATGCTGCGGCAGTGGGCGCGCGACGAGGAGCGCACCGAGCGCCGCAGGCAGCGGCACAGCAGGCGCGATGGCTCCGACGACGCCGACATGGACGCCTACAACGCCTACCTGCAGGAACTCGACCGCAGGTCGCGCGGCGAGTCCTAG
- a CDS encoding TIGR03621 family F420-dependent LLM class oxidoreductase: protein MTKLRFGVNFGEVNVDEWTDFCRTSEQFGFDAIHSADHLGAASPFAMLGAAAAVTTHARLGTLVINNEFWNPAVLAREASTVDRLSGGRLELGLGAGHMKSEFDAAGIPWHPYPERIDRLERCIGELDRLFAEDGQQPLPHQVPRPPLLIGGHGERILDLAARHADIIGFTGATQIKSEQMGVFRLASPGETLRRVERVRERAGSRADALEFNVLVQAVIVTDDAEAKAVELAAAYGYTGLDSAERVLESPYVLVGTAEENAKKILANRERFGFSYITTHGPSRDALAATIPHARRLAGESQPG from the coding sequence ATGACGAAGCTGCGATTCGGCGTGAACTTCGGTGAGGTCAACGTTGACGAGTGGACGGATTTCTGCCGGACCAGTGAGCAGTTCGGCTTCGACGCGATCCACTCCGCCGACCATCTGGGCGCGGCGTCGCCGTTCGCGATGCTGGGGGCCGCGGCCGCGGTGACGACACACGCCCGGCTGGGAACGCTGGTCATCAACAACGAGTTCTGGAACCCGGCCGTTCTGGCGCGCGAGGCCTCCACTGTGGACCGCCTATCCGGCGGCCGGCTGGAACTCGGGCTCGGCGCAGGGCACATGAAGTCGGAGTTCGACGCCGCCGGAATCCCCTGGCACCCGTACCCGGAGCGCATCGACCGCCTGGAGCGGTGCATCGGGGAGTTGGACCGGTTGTTCGCCGAGGACGGCCAGCAACCCCTCCCGCACCAGGTGCCCCGCCCACCGCTGCTGATCGGCGGGCACGGGGAACGGATCCTCGACCTCGCCGCGAGGCACGCCGACATCATCGGCTTCACCGGGGCCACGCAGATCAAGAGCGAGCAGATGGGCGTCTTCCGGCTCGCGTCCCCCGGCGAGACACTGCGGCGCGTGGAGCGTGTCCGCGAGCGCGCCGGCTCGCGTGCGGACGCGCTGGAGTTCAACGTCCTCGTCCAGGCGGTGATCGTCACCGACGACGCCGAGGCCAAGGCCGTCGAGCTGGCCGCGGCGTACGGCTACACCGGGCTGGACAGCGCCGAGCGGGTCCTGGAGAGTCCCTACGTCCTGGTGGGCACGGCGGAGGAGAACGCCAAGAAGATCCTGGCGAACCGCGAGCGTTTCGGGTTCTCCTACATCACCACCCACGGCCCCAGCCGGGACGCGCTGGCCGCGACCATCCCGCACGCGCGCCGGCTCGCCGGGGAGAGCCAGCCGGGCTAA